The following proteins are encoded in a genomic region of Anomaloglossus baeobatrachus isolate aAnoBae1 chromosome 6, aAnoBae1.hap1, whole genome shotgun sequence:
- the LOC142244392 gene encoding BTB/POZ domain-containing protein KCTD1, giving the protein MSRPLITRSPASPLNNQGIPTPAQLTKSNAPVHIDVGGHMYTSSLATLTKYPESRIGRLFDGTEPIVLDSLKQHYFIDRDGQMFRYILNFLRTSKLLISDDFKDYTLLYEEAKYFQLQPMLLELERWKQDREAGRFSRPCECLVVRVAPDLGERITLSGDKSLIEEVFPEIGDVMCNSVNAGWNHDSTHVIRFPLNGYCHLNSVQVLERLQQRGFEIVGSCGGGVDSSQFSEYVLRRELKRTSRAPSVIRIKQEPLD; this is encoded by the coding sequence ATGTCAAGACCTCTGATCACCAGATCACCAGCCTCACCGCTGAACAACCAAGGCATCCCTACTCCCGCACAACTCACAAAGTCCAATGCACCAGTTCACATTGATGTAGGTGGACACATGTACACAAGCAGTTTGGCAACTTTAACAAAGTACCCGGAGTCTAGAATCGGAAGACTTTTTGATGGAACGGAGCCCATTGTTCTGGACAGTTTAAAGCAGCATTATTTTATCGACCGAGATGGCCAAATGTTCCGTTACATATTGAACTTCCTGCGCACGTCAAAGCTTCTCATCTCTGATGATTTCAAAGATTACACACTACTGTATGAAGAGGCCAAGTACTTTCAGCTTCAGCCCATGCTTCTGGAACTGGAGAGGTGGAAACAGGACAGGGAGGCTGGGCGCTTTTCCAGGCCCTGTGAGTGCTTGGTTGTCAGAGTTGCCCCAGATCTCGGTGAAAGGATTACCTTGAGCGGAGACAAATCTCTAATAGAGGAAGTTTTTCCAGAAATTGGGGATGTAATGTGTAACTCAGTTAATGCAGGCTGGAACCACGACTCCACACATGTTATTAGATTTCCACTCAATGGATACTGTCACCTCAACTCCGTTCAGGTCCTGGAGAGGTTACAGCAGCGTGGCTTTGAAATAGTAGGATCATGCGGAGGAGGAGTTGACTCTTCTCAATTCAGTGAATATGTACTGAGACGAGAACTGAAAAGGACATCTCGCGCACCCTCTGTCATACGAATAAAGCAGGAGCCATTAGATTGA